ACCTGGGCTGCCTATGATCTCGAAAGTGTCGTCACCTGGACTCTCACACCCAAGGGCGCGGGCACGCAGTTGCGCATGGAGCAGTCGGGCTTCCGGCCGGATCAGCGGCAGGCTTACGGGGGCGCCAAAAACGGTTGGCAGCAGTTCTTCGCAAAGCTGGAGCAGGTGCTGACGCGCATCGAGTGAGACCGCTGCCAAAACGGATCACGCCATCCGCTTCGCTCGTTTTCGCAGGAGGTTCCCTTGAATTGGAATAACTGGCTTCGGCAGATCCACCGTTGGCTGTCCATTGCCTTTACGCTGGCCGTCATAATTAATATCATCGCGATGGTGCAGGAGAAATCGTCGGTCTGGGTGGGCCTCATGGCGCTGCTGCCGCTGACCTTGCTGCTGCTCACCGGTCTCTACCTGTTCGCGCTGCCATATGCCACAAAGTGGCGCGGCGCGGGACGCAGGGGAGGGTAGGAGTGAAGGCAATGTCCGGGAAGACACTCAAGACTGCGGCAAAGGTCACGAAGAAGACAGCCGCCAAGCCTGATACCGCGGAGCCGACCCTTCTCTCGGGCGGCAACCCTCAGATCGCCAAGGGTTACGGCGACGCTCCCGTGCAAGCCTACATCGCCGCCATGCCCGGCTGGAAAAGCGACGTCGGGCATCGCCTCGACGCGCTCATCACCCGCACGGTGCCCGGGGTGTACAAGGCCGTGAAATGGAACTCGCCCCTTTACGGCATGGAAGGGCAGGGCTGGTTTCTCGGTGTCCATTGCTTCGCAAAATACATCAAGGTTGCTTTCTTCCGCGGCACGTCGCTCAGTCCCGTTCCGCCCGGCGAGTCCAAACAAAAGGAAGTGCGTTACTTCCACATTCATGAGGAAGACCGACTCGACGAGGCCCAGCTCGCCGCCTGGGTGGAACAGGCAAGCCAATTGCCCGGCGAACGAATGTGAGCGGACGCGTAGATTTAAGCGTTAGAGCGTCCTTTGTGCGTCCGAAAAGACGCACTGCGCGCTTAGGCCATCAGCATTTAAGGGATGAAGGGGAGATATCGATGAAGAAAGCCACGGCAACCCCGAAGAAGAGCGGCTCCAGCGAAGAGAAAGACGGAGACTCTCCTTCTCGTTTGATCGATGCGAGAATCGAGGAGTTGAGCGATTGGCGCGGCGAGATGCTCGCCCGCGTCCGAACTTTCATCAGACAGGCCGAGCCCGACGTGGTCGAGGAATGGAAGTGGAGAGGCGTTCCGGTGTGGGAGCACGCCGGGATCATCTGCACCGGCGAGACCTACAAGAGCGTGGTGAAACTGACCTTCGCCAAGGGCGCCTCGCTGGAGGACCCTTCAGGCCTCTTCAACTCCAGCCTTGACGGCAATACCAGGCGCGCCATCGATTTCCATGAGGGCGACGAGATTGACGAGCAGGCGTTGAAGGCGCTCATTCGCGGTGCTGTCGCACTCAACACTTCAAAGCGGGCCGCCGCTCGTCCTGCCGGCTCGCGGAAGAAACCAAGCAGCGCTTGAGGCTTGGCCTATTTCGCCTGAAACATTCGCGTCAAATTTGATTCATGCGAGGCGATTTGGTTTTGCGTGACATGCGATCAGTGGATCGGGCTTTCCTCGCGTTCGAGGAAGAGTTCCAGATTGTTGAGGCCGATCTCCGTGCCCTGAAGGCGGGCGCCGTTATCGGCGTAGCCGTCGAGGAAGACCACCTGTTCGGTGAAGACCATTTTGGTGCCGCCGGGTTCGGCTTCGAAGGCGACGGTTGTGAGCGAGGCAGAGATGCGGCTTTCCCCGAGCTTCATCTCATAGGCATAGATGATCCGGGTATTGAGCACGATGTCGATGTAATGGGCATCATAGGCGTGCAGAAGGCCGTCGGTATCGGCGACGTAGTTCCTTTCCGCGCCACC
The nucleotide sequence above comes from Rhizobium indicum. Encoded proteins:
- a CDS encoding DUF1801 domain-containing protein, whose amino-acid sequence is MSGKTLKTAAKVTKKTAAKPDTAEPTLLSGGNPQIAKGYGDAPVQAYIAAMPGWKSDVGHRLDALITRTVPGVYKAVKWNSPLYGMEGQGWFLGVHCFAKYIKVAFFRGTSLSPVPPGESKQKEVRYFHIHEEDRLDEAQLAAWVEQASQLPGERM
- a CDS encoding DUF1801 domain-containing protein codes for the protein MKKATATPKKSGSSEEKDGDSPSRLIDARIEELSDWRGEMLARVRTFIRQAEPDVVEEWKWRGVPVWEHAGIICTGETYKSVVKLTFAKGASLEDPSGLFNSSLDGNTRRAIDFHEGDEIDEQALKALIRGAVALNTSKRAAARPAGSRKKPSSA
- a CDS encoding SRPBCC family protein — protein: MTTRSAEHATLVIERHLKAPVARAFRAWSAPEAKRQWFACHGEWVPLDYGLDFRPGGAERNYVADTDGLLHAYDAHYIDIVLNTRIIYAYEMKLGESRISASLTTVAFEAEPGGTKMVFTEQVVFLDGYADNGARLQGTEIGLNNLELFLEREESPIH